A portion of the Halodesulfovibrio aestuarii DSM 17919 = ATCC 29578 genome contains these proteins:
- a CDS encoding ferritin, giving the protein MLSEKMNQALNDQVKWEMFSSYLYLSMSAYFADKGMGGFAQWMRAQAQEELFHATKFYDYINERGGRVVLQPIEAPEHDWANTINVFEETLKHEQHVTSRINDLVNLAIDERDHATNIFLQWFVSEQVEEEDTVNDVLGKLKMIGGEGQGMLMLDAELGQRVFTPPVAK; this is encoded by the coding sequence ATGTTGTCTGAAAAAATGAATCAAGCTTTAAATGATCAAGTGAAATGGGAAATGTTCTCCAGCTACCTGTACCTCTCCATGTCCGCATACTTTGCAGATAAAGGCATGGGTGGTTTTGCACAGTGGATGCGTGCACAGGCTCAGGAAGAACTTTTTCATGCTACCAAATTTTATGATTACATCAACGAACGTGGCGGTCGTGTAGTTCTTCAGCCAATTGAAGCCCCGGAACATGATTGGGCTAATACCATCAATGTGTTTGAAGAAACTCTTAAACACGAACAGCATGTTACATCCCGTATTAACGATCTTGTTAACCTTGCTATCGATGAACGGGACCACGCTACCAACATTTTCTTGCAGTGGTTTGTTTCTGAGCAGGTTGAAGAAGAAGATACCGTTAATGATGTTCTCGGCAAACTCAAAATGATCGGCGGTGAAGGACAGGGGATGCTTATGCTTGATGCTGAGCTTGGCCAGCGCGTGTTTACTCCGCCTGTAGCAAAATAA
- a CDS encoding dual CXXC motif small (seleno)protein, with the protein MWGSSWKRSAETTIPCKKCKKPLTVKRSCQHVYMECPHCGEKSDIAAYLREMDDALEAFMEGVYCDRI; encoded by the coding sequence ATGTGGGGTTCTAGCTGGAAGCGAAGTGCAGAGACAACTATTCCATGCAAAAAATGCAAAAAGCCGCTTACCGTAAAACGCAGCTGCCAGCATGTATACATGGAATGCCCCCATTGTGGCGAAAAAAGCGACATTGCAGCCTACCTGCGGGAAATGGATGACGCTTTAGAAGCTTTTATGGAAGGCGTATACTGCGATAGGATCTAA
- a CDS encoding phosphoadenosine phosphosulfate reductase family protein, giving the protein MLERKIEAARNELRQIVAEYGADNISVAWTGGKDSTVALHMWKDILAEMGVERVTALNIDTGCKFPEVLHQRDTLALHWGIDLTIVRPEVDISQYPVAQDKISCCAELKVEPLSRGVKEQDIEVLLTGIRKDEHPDRDRPMREQRERPNCLMMHPVLDFSEMDIWAYTMQYNLPYCPLYDSGYRSLGCVPCTKPCSGLGSQAGERAGRDGEKEAKMELLRSLGYF; this is encoded by the coding sequence ATGCTCGAGAGAAAAATAGAAGCAGCTCGAAACGAGCTTAGGCAAATTGTTGCTGAATACGGCGCAGATAATATTTCCGTAGCATGGACTGGCGGTAAGGATTCTACCGTTGCCTTGCATATGTGGAAGGACATTTTAGCTGAAATGGGTGTGGAGCGCGTGACAGCGTTGAATATCGACACTGGCTGTAAGTTTCCGGAAGTATTGCACCAGCGCGATACGCTCGCGCTGCATTGGGGAATTGATCTCACCATCGTACGTCCGGAAGTGGATATCTCACAATATCCGGTAGCGCAGGACAAAATTAGCTGTTGTGCTGAGCTGAAAGTCGAACCGTTAAGTCGGGGTGTGAAAGAACAGGACATCGAAGTGTTGCTGACGGGTATCCGTAAAGATGAGCATCCTGACAGGGACCGACCAATGCGGGAGCAAAGAGAACGGCCCAACTGCCTTATGATGCATCCAGTCTTGGATTTTAGCGAAATGGATATCTGGGCGTACACCATGCAGTACAATTTGCCGTACTGTCCGCTGTACGATTCCGGCTACCGTTCTTTGGGTTGTGTGCCGTGTACCAAACCGTGTAGCGGGCTTGGCAGTCAGGCTGGTGAACGTGCCGGACGGGATGGTGAAAAAGAGGCTAAAATGGAACTGTTGCGAAGCCTTGGATATTTTTAG
- a CDS encoding DMT family transporter, whose protein sequence is MEILKAHGLILLATFLIAGSFIASANVTGQVHPVSLNLLRFVIASVCSLPTVLLNKQYRRQIPSVFPRSFIISFFYCGYFVCLFAALLTTTVLNTGTLYTLTPFITALLSAVLLKHAIGVKRTLVYMLGAVGTLWVVFKGNIDAIQSLSFNSGDLLFMLGILSMCGYTLALKLLYRQDSVTVLTCCTLVGGTIWMAIAMLIFGIPLQWDLLTTGDYASMLYLAIGTTLVTSYLFQKASVTLTPNNVTAYIYLSPACVAVLDYAVNGRMLSNTILFGIFLSVVATFLLQAMSYFEQKKLSV, encoded by the coding sequence ATGGAGATTTTAAAGGCTCATGGTCTGATTCTGCTTGCCACTTTTTTGATTGCAGGGTCATTTATCGCATCTGCGAATGTTACAGGGCAGGTACATCCTGTCTCATTAAATTTGCTTCGCTTTGTGATAGCCAGCGTATGTTCTTTGCCTACTGTGCTTTTGAATAAGCAATACCGCAGGCAAATACCTTCGGTGTTTCCGAGGTCATTTATAATCAGCTTTTTTTACTGCGGTTATTTTGTCTGTCTGTTTGCAGCGTTGTTAACTACAACAGTGCTTAACACTGGCACGTTGTATACTCTTACCCCGTTTATAACAGCCCTGTTGAGTGCTGTGTTGTTGAAACATGCTATCGGTGTCAAGCGTACTTTGGTATATATGCTCGGGGCGGTGGGAACTTTGTGGGTCGTGTTCAAAGGAAATATTGACGCCATCCAAAGTCTTTCTTTTAATTCTGGTGACTTGCTCTTTATGTTGGGCATCCTTTCCATGTGCGGGTATACACTTGCTTTGAAGCTCTTATACCGGCAGGACAGCGTAACAGTGCTGACATGTTGTACGTTGGTGGGAGGAACCATTTGGATGGCAATCGCGATGTTGATATTTGGAATTCCGCTCCAGTGGGATTTACTGACGACTGGCGACTATGCAAGTATGTTGTATCTCGCAATAGGTACTACGTTGGTAACATCGTACCTTTTCCAGAAAGCTTCAGTTACACTGACCCCGAACAACGTTACTGCGTATATTTATTTGAGTCCGGCATGTGTTGCCGTGCTTGACTATGCTGTTAACGGGCGCATGCTTTCCAATACTATTTTGTTCGGCATTTTTCTTTCAGTTGTGGCAACATTCCTTTTGCAAGCCATGAGTTATTTTGAGCAAAAAAAGCTTTCGGTGTAA
- the glpX gene encoding class II fructose-bisphosphatase, translating into MEAAHKNLALDLVRVTEAAALASGRWLGKGKKNEGDGAAVDAMRYAFNNLYLSGKVIIGEGEKDDAPMLFNGEKLGMGKGPQVDVAVDPVEGTNLLAYGRPNAISVVGTAPAGTMYNPGPSYYMQKLVVPPAAKDVVDIDAPVKENLIKIAKALGKDVDDLVVFVLDKPRHEQLISKIREAGARIQLHTDGDVAGALMAVDPRSEVDVMMGTGGTPEGVIAACAIKGVGGQIFARLDPQSYVEKEAILEAGIDLREIHTVNSLVRSDEVYFAATGISGGTFLRGVQYTGNGAVTHSMVIKGHSGSIRYLESIHNWDRFRPEGL; encoded by the coding sequence ATGGAAGCCGCCCATAAAAACCTTGCTTTAGACCTTGTTCGCGTTACAGAGGCAGCAGCATTGGCATCCGGCCGCTGGCTCGGCAAGGGGAAGAAGAACGAGGGCGACGGTGCAGCCGTTGATGCAATGCGTTACGCCTTTAATAATCTGTACCTTTCCGGCAAAGTAATTATCGGTGAAGGTGAAAAAGATGACGCGCCTATGCTCTTCAATGGTGAAAAGCTTGGCATGGGTAAAGGACCGCAGGTTGATGTTGCGGTTGACCCTGTTGAAGGCACTAATCTTCTTGCATATGGTCGTCCTAACGCTATTTCTGTAGTAGGCACTGCTCCGGCAGGCACTATGTACAACCCGGGCCCAAGCTACTACATGCAAAAGCTTGTTGTGCCGCCAGCAGCAAAAGATGTTGTAGACATTGATGCTCCTGTTAAAGAAAATCTGATTAAAATCGCAAAAGCTCTCGGCAAAGATGTCGATGACCTTGTTGTGTTTGTTCTTGATAAGCCACGTCACGAGCAGCTTATTTCTAAAATCCGTGAAGCTGGCGCGCGTATTCAGCTACATACCGACGGTGACGTTGCAGGCGCACTTATGGCAGTTGATCCGCGCAGCGAAGTTGACGTAATGATGGGTACAGGCGGTACTCCTGAAGGCGTTATCGCTGCATGCGCAATCAAAGGTGTAGGTGGTCAGATTTTTGCTCGCCTCGATCCACAGTCTTACGTAGAAAAAGAAGCGATCCTCGAAGCAGGTATCGACCTTCGCGAAATTCATACCGTAAATTCTCTCGTTCGTAGTGACGAAGTATACTTTGCTGCAACCGGTATTTCTGGTGGGACGTTCCTTCGCGGTGTCCAGTACACCGGTAACGGTGCTGTTACCCATTCCATGGTTATTAAGGGCCATAGTGGATCCATCCGTTATCTTGAAAGCATCCATAACTGGGATCGCTTCCGTCCAGAAGGCTTATAG
- a CDS encoding OmpH family outer membrane protein — protein MKKLVLLCVAIFCLALVGCNQDMNAGSSPKVAVVDPAKVFQDCQPGKDGMAYLEKVSVEVQQQFKALQEEAAKKKGQNAETVTDIQAQVSKIQARVSAEQQMVVTKLNDLFQKVLEQYRKENGVAVVIPIEQALSYDKSADATAAVVAIMNKETVTFESPVATAVEKNTANEQVAPESAAGTDEMKPQEQADEMKQEVTKQTEEKQEAAPVDAPDVKDAKK, from the coding sequence ATGAAAAAGTTAGTTTTGCTGTGTGTTGCTATTTTTTGTTTAGCGCTTGTGGGATGTAATCAGGACATGAATGCGGGATCTTCCCCTAAAGTCGCTGTCGTAGATCCTGCAAAAGTTTTCCAAGATTGTCAGCCCGGTAAAGACGGTATGGCATATTTGGAAAAAGTAAGCGTCGAAGTGCAGCAGCAGTTTAAAGCGTTGCAAGAAGAAGCTGCAAAGAAAAAAGGCCAGAACGCTGAAACTGTAACAGATATTCAGGCGCAGGTGTCCAAGATTCAGGCGCGCGTATCTGCTGAGCAGCAGATGGTTGTTACCAAGCTGAATGATCTGTTTCAAAAGGTGCTGGAACAATACCGCAAAGAAAACGGTGTCGCCGTGGTTATCCCGATTGAACAGGCTCTAAGCTACGATAAGTCTGCTGATGCAACCGCTGCTGTTGTGGCTATTATGAATAAAGAAACTGTTACATTTGAATCTCCGGTTGCAACAGCTGTAGAGAAGAATACTGCTAATGAACAGGTGGCACCGGAGTCTGCTGCGGGCACTGATGAAATGAAGCCTCAAGAACAGGCTGACGAAATGAAACAGGAAGTTACAAAGCAGACGGAAGAAAAGCAAGAAGCTGCACCCGTCGATGCTCCTGACGTAAAGGATGCAAAAAAGTAA
- the miaA gene encoding tRNA (adenosine(37)-N6)-dimethylallyltransferase MiaA, translated as MSKKIPIVCLVGPTGAGKTAASFNLCRTFNGGVINLDSRQVFRDFPIITAQPTAEEQQVCPHKLYGFLKTEDKIDVGKFMDMATAAIHQTREEGLLPLLVGGTGFYLKALLEGLAQIPRIDQSYTDVAEAEMAERGSAPMHEDLTKIDPDYAAKIHFNDSQRICRALAVYRATGKTFSWWHAQPMTPTPFRGVRLGIDVTLDELTPLLGKRIDLMIEAGAIEEAREALKHNDNPNSTGWSGIGCAELYQYITGAMSLDDCKALWLKNTRAYAKRQLTWFRKDKEIIWVKPKDFETMNREVSRFLAE; from the coding sequence ATGTCTAAAAAAATTCCTATTGTCTGTCTGGTCGGCCCTACCGGAGCGGGTAAGACTGCTGCGTCTTTCAACCTGTGTCGCACTTTTAACGGTGGTGTGATTAATCTGGACTCCCGTCAAGTGTTTCGTGATTTTCCTATAATCACCGCGCAGCCGACAGCAGAAGAACAGCAGGTGTGTCCGCATAAGCTCTATGGTTTTTTGAAAACTGAAGACAAAATAGATGTGGGCAAATTTATGGATATGGCAACAGCGGCAATCCATCAAACTCGCGAGGAAGGCTTGTTGCCTTTGCTTGTTGGTGGAACCGGCTTCTACTTAAAAGCCTTGCTGGAAGGCTTGGCACAGATCCCGCGTATCGACCAGTCGTATACGGATGTGGCAGAAGCAGAAATGGCAGAGCGCGGCTCTGCGCCTATGCATGAAGACCTGACTAAAATTGATCCGGATTACGCTGCTAAGATTCACTTCAACGATAGCCAGCGAATCTGTCGTGCGCTTGCTGTGTATAGAGCCACCGGTAAGACCTTCTCATGGTGGCATGCCCAGCCAATGACACCGACACCATTTCGCGGTGTGCGTCTTGGCATTGATGTAACACTCGATGAGCTGACTCCGCTGCTTGGCAAACGTATCGATCTCATGATTGAAGCCGGAGCCATTGAAGAAGCCCGCGAGGCGTTGAAACATAACGATAATCCGAACTCCACTGGATGGTCCGGCATCGGCTGTGCAGAACTATACCAGTACATCACCGGAGCAATGTCGCTGGATGATTGCAAGGCCTTGTGGTTGAAAAACACCCGTGCTTATGCAAAACGCCAGCTCACATGGTTCAGAAAAGATAAAGAAATTATTTGGGTGAAGCCAAAAGATTTTGAAACTATGAACCGTGAAGTTTCCCGTTTTTTAGCTGAATAA
- the coaD gene encoding pantetheine-phosphate adenylyltransferase: MDNRGERVAVYPGTFDPMTMGHVSLIKRGCEIFDRVIVAVANDTPKSPLFSITERVAMAEEVFKDVPQVTVEPFSGLLVEYAERRGAHVILRGLRAVSDFEYEFQLALMNRKLKKHIQTVFLMTDYQWLYISSTIIKAAGKLGGDIKGLVPDNVYRKLREKYGYPYPLN, encoded by the coding sequence ATGGACAACAGAGGAGAGCGAGTAGCCGTTTATCCCGGCACATTTGACCCTATGACAATGGGGCATGTGAGTCTTATTAAACGCGGCTGCGAAATTTTTGATCGTGTGATTGTTGCGGTGGCCAACGACACCCCGAAGTCGCCGCTGTTTTCAATTACAGAGCGCGTGGCAATGGCAGAAGAAGTCTTCAAGGATGTCCCGCAGGTAACTGTAGAGCCTTTTTCCGGTCTACTTGTGGAATATGCGGAACGTCGTGGTGCGCATGTGATTTTGCGTGGGTTACGAGCAGTCTCTGACTTTGAATACGAGTTCCAGCTTGCATTGATGAACCGTAAGCTTAAAAAGCATATTCAGACTGTCTTTTTAATGACGGATTACCAATGGCTGTATATCAGTTCGACCATCATTAAAGCGGCAGGCAAACTGGGTGGTGATATCAAAGGGCTTGTTCCGGATAACGTCTACCGTAAGCTTCGCGAAAAATACGGGTATCCGTACCCGCTGAACTAA
- the rsmD gene encoding 16S rRNA (guanine(966)-N(2))-methyltransferase RsmD, with protein MRIIAGEYRGRVLKTTSAPGYRPATSKVRQAIFSMLEARGVYWPECRILDLFAGSGSLAFEALSRGAEEAWLVEMNKTAAKLITENAQKIGISSKRYSVMAEDLFKIISRRAAEPFDVIFIDPPYGKNFLTPAMKAVLKNGWLAEGGIICAEVESKLALPPEADHSDLELIANRAYGQTRILLWTTEESE; from the coding sequence ATGCGCATTATCGCAGGTGAGTACCGAGGTCGAGTACTCAAAACCACAAGTGCTCCGGGATACCGTCCAGCAACTTCAAAAGTGCGTCAGGCAATATTTTCTATGCTTGAAGCACGCGGAGTGTACTGGCCTGAATGTCGTATTCTGGACTTATTTGCCGGCAGCGGTTCTTTAGCGTTTGAAGCATTGAGCCGTGGCGCAGAAGAAGCATGGTTGGTTGAAATGAACAAAACAGCTGCTAAGTTGATTACTGAAAACGCGCAGAAGATTGGTATTTCATCTAAGCGTTACAGTGTGATGGCAGAAGATTTGTTTAAAATTATCTCACGCCGTGCAGCAGAGCCGTTTGATGTAATTTTTATTGATCCGCCCTATGGAAAAAACTTTTTAACCCCTGCCATGAAAGCGGTGCTTAAAAATGGTTGGCTTGCAGAAGGCGGCATTATTTGTGCTGAGGTTGAATCTAAACTCGCCTTACCGCCTGAAGCTGACCATTCTGATCTCGAACTCATTGCCAACAGAGCGTATGGCCAGACAAGGATTCTGCTATGGACAACAGAGGAGAGCGAGTAG
- a CDS encoding TIGR00730 family Rossman fold protein, with protein sequence MSTAKQYVIDSLSTQESWRLFRIMSEIVDGIENLNDIPASVSIFGSARTPSDHPMYQEAEEIARLLCEAGFGVITGGGPGIMEAGNKGAQEAGGTSVGLCIHLPMEQGSNPFIDVKCNFKYFFVRKLMFIKYAMAYVVMPGGFGTLDELSEAFVLRQTNKIKPFPIILYKSTFWNGLLDWTREQMVSAGYIGEDELDAMVVLDTPEEVVQYIMSHSPNL encoded by the coding sequence ATGAGCACAGCAAAACAATATGTAATTGATTCTCTATCTACGCAAGAGTCATGGCGACTTTTTCGCATCATGTCTGAGATTGTGGACGGAATCGAAAACTTAAACGACATACCAGCCAGCGTGTCTATCTTCGGATCTGCACGTACCCCGTCAGATCACCCTATGTATCAGGAAGCCGAAGAAATTGCACGACTCCTTTGCGAAGCGGGTTTCGGTGTCATCACCGGCGGCGGGCCCGGCATTATGGAAGCAGGTAACAAAGGCGCGCAAGAAGCGGGCGGCACTTCCGTCGGTTTATGCATCCACCTGCCAATGGAGCAGGGTTCCAATCCATTTATAGATGTTAAGTGTAATTTCAAGTACTTTTTTGTCCGCAAACTCATGTTTATTAAATATGCCATGGCATACGTTGTAATGCCGGGCGGATTCGGTACTCTGGATGAACTTTCAGAAGCCTTTGTCCTGCGCCAGACAAACAAAATCAAGCCGTTCCCTATTATTCTGTACAAGAGCACATTTTGGAATGGTCTGTTAGACTGGACGCGCGAACAGATGGTCTCCGCAGGATATATTGGCGAGGATGAACTGGACGCCATGGTCGTGTTGGATACCCCTGAAGAGGT